GCACTGCCAACGCATAGGGTTCCGGAGGCTCTAGCTCGCTTACATCCAAATCAATCACTTTCACATTCCACCTACCCATTAGAAACCTATTGGTACAATCTCAACCAAACCATTAGTAATAGATACTGTAAAGCTTTGCGACCTAAGGATTCAATAACCATTTTAAACTATAGCCGAAACCACAGACACGATAAGATTAACGTTATACTGCCAATGCCAAACTTATTTTCTGCTGAGTATCTTGTTCTGGTAACGTGTCATTTAACATCGGATAAAGAACCTGCTCCTCCTTCATATTATGCTGCTGCATAAAAATCATTAACGATTCGCACTGCCCCAAGGCATCATCAGCATCTTTGCTTTCGATAGCCGCAGTAATCGATTTAAACATCTCTCTCATTTGTAGATGTTCACCTCGCATCACCATGGTTGGCCCTCCTCGCATACCCGTTGCTTCTTCAAAAGCAGGAAAGAGCGATTCTTCTTCAAGACTGAAGTGTTTTTCTACTCTGGTACAAAAATCATTCCACAAACTCAATGCTTGTTCAAAATTGCCTTCATCGATCGCCTGTTCAGCGTTTGCGTAAATTTCGTCGCAACTGCGATGGTCGCTGGTCATTAATTCTGATATTGATGACATATCTGCTCAATCTCATTATTGTTTTGGTTAAATACAGTTCAATTTATTGAGCATGAGTATCGAAAACTATGGCTAAAATCTAAATGATATAAATCAAATCGATTCAGAAAGAAATTACGTCCTTAAAGGCCTCTTCATAAAGGCCTTTATAAATTCATATAGGGGTAATCCCTTATTTCGGATTACCAATTGTTAATTAAAATACACTCATCGTTTTACTTAAATTCTTCCCTGTCATCTGAGAAGAGCTTTAGGCACTAGGTTTCTCGCAACCTAAGTGCCTTTTTTTATGCCTATTATTCGTATAAGTTTCTTTCCGCATTTGTTACCTTATCGCTAAATGCATGAATCAATGTTGAATCGACGCATTTTCTTTGCAATACATTAAAAACTCCCAATGGCCCAGACTTAATATAATCTGCAAAAAGGACGTAAAAATGAAATCGATATTCGGTGCGCTACTCATACTATTTGCGCTATATGGTTGCTCCACAGTCAATATTATCGATGCCAACCCCGATAACCCCGCAGATATTCTCAAATCAGAAATGTCTGGTCTGAGCCCCTCACAAA
This genomic window from Alkalimarinus sediminis contains:
- a CDS encoding hemerythrin domain-containing protein; translated protein: MSSISELMTSDHRSCDEIYANAEQAIDEGNFEQALSLWNDFCTRVEKHFSLEEESLFPAFEEATGMRGGPTMVMRGEHLQMREMFKSITAAIESKDADDALGQCESLMIFMQQHNMKEEQVLYPMLNDTLPEQDTQQKISLALAV